CCTCAGCTCTCCACGCTGAAGGCCTTGTTAGGATCCAATTCGGAAGTCGTGGATCTCGTGAAGCGATCCGTGTGGCATATGACTGTGGATTTGGAGAAGCTTTTCATCCCAAATGTCGATTTCTTGAAGAGATGTGGTGTAAAAATGGAAGGCATACGCATCTTGCTTCGACATTTCCCTCGGTGCCTCTTGTTGAGGCCCGAATTGATGAGGGAGGCGGTGGAGAGGGCGAAGGAGATGGGGGTGGATGAAAACACCAAGACTTTTGTGTATGCTGTTCGCGCCATTGCCTCGTTTAGGAAGGAGAGCTGGGAGGCGAAGATTCAGGGGTTCAGGGATTTGGGGGTGTCGGAGAGTGAGGTGGTGGAGATATTCAGGAGGTCGCCGTTGGTGATCTGCACTTCTTTGGAGAAGTGCAGGGAGATCAAGAGGCTTCTGCTTGGCACCGGGAGGTTTGAGATGGGCGATCTGATTAGTGATCCTTCGACATTCCTGTGCAGCGTTGAGAGGAGGTATAAACCGCGGCTGCAGGTTTTGGAGGTGTTGGAGAGTAAGGGGCTTATTCGGAGATGGCCTCCGCTCTCGTCGATTTGTAGATGGACGGATGAGAGGTTTTTCAGGGCATTTGTTAGGCCTTATGCAGATCAGCTTGATGAAGTGTTTGTTGAAAAGTATTGGTTCAAGAGAGAAGCAATGAGTGATTCTTGAGCATTTTTTTAGAATGTTGGATTGTGAAATGGTGAGGAAGTTTTCAAGCCAAGAATCAGAATTTAGACACAAATAGGGATCTGGAATTAGGCAATAGATATTGGATTGATTCAAAAATGACAAGAAATTGGTCACATTTAtcatttgacatttttttaGTATGTTGGAAGAATGTTGGATTGGGAAATAGTGAGGAAGTTTTCATAGCCTGGTCTATTGTTGGTGTTATTATAAGATTTCTTGTATGGAAAACTCATTTTTAAACCAAGAATCAGAATTTAGTGCAAAGAAACCTCCCCTTTTCAACAGGCAAAATGCATAATCTTCTAGCTAAAATTTTCAATGATCAAATCCTAAACAATTGGCCAACTTCATCTAAGTAAGGTTTAACAAACCTCTCAAAAAATCTCACATCTGATAAACTACACAATGTGGCCAAACTAGGCCACTTCTTGATCAACATCTTCTCCTCCAAAGCAGCCAAAACTCGCATCCGCGGCCTAAGCCTCTTCTCCACGCTGCCACAGAAACATATCGGGTACGCAATAATGCTCGCCATGCCATACTTCCCGGTGGACACCACGACATCTGTCACCTCCCTCATCTTCCTCAACGACACAGCGAAGGCCGGGGGATACTTGCTGAACCCATTCACAATCTCCGCGTCCGAGAACCCCAACTCCCGGAAAGCCCCCAGCTTCGCCTCCCAAACCTCATCGCTCATCGAGGCAATCACCCTCACGCCATGAATGTACATGCCCGACCCCGGCCGGACCCCAAGCTCCTCCGCCCTCTCGGCCGCCCTCCTCAACTTCCCAGGCTTCTGCAGAAGAGTCCTCGAGAACGAATGCATACACGCGATTATCTGCTCCGTGGGGACGCCACGCCCCTTCAAGAACTCGATATTCGGCACCATGGACTTGTCCAAATCCTTAATCAAGAACCACCCACTCTTCTTCAAGAGGTTCACAACGCTAGAATCTGATCCCAACAAGCTCCTGAGGAGAGACAAGGCAGGGATCACTACTTTATCAGTGCTGCGGAACAAAATCGAGGCGTTATCAGTGACCAAATCGGCGATGTCGTTGTTGGAGAGGCCTAGCTCTTGGAAAAGCTCGATCTTGGGCTTGATTGTTTTCTCGAGATCGGCTGAGAGGAATGAAGGGCTGTATTTCACGATTGTCTCCAAATGGGAGCTCGAAAAGCCGTTTTTTTCGAGGTATGAGAAAAGGGAATCGGATTTTTGGCGGTTCCTTAAGCGGGATATGATTGAGGCGGCTTCCGCAGCTGATTCGGGGGAGAAATTGTGTTCGTGAAACAAGAAATTGTAAACTGTGGGATTGATTTGGGGGTTTTTGGCGGTGGATGTGGAAAATGGAACCCTAGATTTGCAGAGAAATGGGGAATTTCTCGATAATAAATACGCGAAATGTTTGGGGAAAATTGGAGTCATATTCGCGAGAGGGAAAGAAATGAGAATGACGATTGAATGGTTGAAGAATGTGAAATTGTTGATTATTGAAGAGGAGAAACTCGCTTGGCTGAGAAGGTGAAGcgccggcggcggcggagcaaaGAAATCGACGTCCTTTTGGTCGGATAAGCTAATCTCAGGGTTTAAGAAGGTGGTTTAGCGATAGTGGCAAATTGCAATTAGCCCCTtcattttatgaatatttacatatttttatatGAAACAAATATTTTTAACTAATATAAACACAATTTAGTTATTAAGTCAGATTTTTCTTTGACAAAACTGCGCTTAATTAACTTAGAAAAGGAAGAATTAAGCTATAAGCCTATAACAAACAAGGCTCATTGTTATAGATTGTTCTCTATTAGATTTGTTGTAATTCTAAGATAttcaacaacaaattaaaatgactAATCGCGATGTAATCATTTTGGATTTAGGAATGAAACAAAGTAGTCATTCAACAACAAATTACAATTGATCAGATAGTAACATTTGGAGCTTAGAATTACTAATGAATAGTTAATACAAAAAAAACTAGCATAACTTTTTCTTGAGTTAAAATTCCAAGATACACAGAACATTAGGAGTGGAAGAACAATACTAACAAAGGCAGAGCAAAGTATACAATCATACTAAACGAAAGCATATAGCAATGAGGCCCCAACGATACTTCCTATCACGAGACGATCAAACAGAACCAGAACACAGACACAAGCAAGATACCTCTCAATGTTAAGCACAAGTTCATCAAGCATCTGCTTATAACTTCATCTCTTTCTGCCCTCGACAAACACCTTTGCGATGTGTTCATCGCCAATCACATCATAATAAGGCCTAATAAATCTGTCAATAAATTTACCATCAGTAAAAGCAGCAATTGATGAGAGGGAAGGCCACTTTTCAATCAGATTCCTACTCTCCAAAAGTTTCAGAATTTGCATCCGCGGCTCAAGCCTCTTCTCAACACTGCTCCCAAGTGCCACCGGGTTAGCAAACGAGAGCACATTTGAGTTGCAGAGAAATGGATTAGGGTTTATAAACAAACAGGAGAGATTCTTACGTGCAATTGCAATCATGTTGAGAGAAACAGCAGAAATGAAAAACGACCTGCCTGCAAAATCGAAGGACTCAAAGCTTCTGGAATGAGAGAATTAGAAGGAGCGCCGTCGCCATGGCAGAGAGTGAAGAAGTGAAGAAGCTCAGTTCCAAAGTGCCATTTTCATTATAGAAAAAACACAATCAAAATAATGATGTaagtatttcttttattttttgccCTAAGAATAAAATTTACTTAATTATCCGTTGAGACAAATTGTAGAATTTGTATAATTGAAAATATcaactaattttaaattataatataaattt
This genomic interval from Salvia splendens isolate huo1 chromosome 13, SspV2, whole genome shotgun sequence contains the following:
- the LOC121761988 gene encoding uncharacterized protein LOC121761988; translation: MIALVRRNSSLYLLLRTPPLREISTSAAAVYDVLVDKHDFSPEIAKSVSSKLSRFRSPERADSILTFLKQNSFSTTQLQRLVKSDPRILTACAEGAVKLKIRIFKDFGFPPEETAKIMSSNNAIIHSSAEKKIIPQLSTLKALLGSNSEVVDLVKRSVWHMTVDLEKLFIPNVDFLKRCGVKMEGIRILLRHFPRCLLLRPELMREAVERAKEMGVDENTKTFVYAVRAIASFRKESWEAKIQGFRDLGVSESEVVEIFRRSPLVICTSLEKCREIKRLLLGTGRFEMGDLISDPSTFLCSVERRYKPRLQVLEVLESKGLIRRWPPLSSICRWTDERFFRAFVRPYADQLDEVFVEKYWFKREAMSDS
- the LOC121761989 gene encoding uncharacterized protein LOC121761989, encoding MTPIFPKHFAYLLSRNSPFLCKSRVPFSTSTAKNPQINPTVYNFLFHEHNFSPESAAEAASIISRLRNRQKSDSLFSYLEKNGFSSSHLETIVKYSPSFLSADLEKTIKPKIELFQELGLSNNDIADLVTDNASILFRSTDKVVIPALSLLRSLLGSDSSVVNLLKKSGWFLIKDLDKSMVPNIEFLKGRGVPTEQIIACMHSFSRTLLQKPGKLRRAAERAEELGVRPGSGMYIHGVRVIASMSDEVWEAKLGAFRELGFSDAEIVNGFSKYPPAFAVSLRKMREVTDVVVSTGKYGMASIIAYPICFCGSVEKRLRPRMRVLAALEEKMLIKKWPSLATLCSLSDVRFFERFVKPYLDEVGQLFRI